One window of the Methanobacteriaceae archaeon genome contains the following:
- a CDS encoding TIGR00289 family protein, translated as MKAAVLFSGGKDSTMAAYKAMEDGWQVEYLLSMHSANPNSYMFHVPNIHLTQLLSEAMEIPIIEQETPGEKEDELEDLKNALFELKIIGVDAIFTGAIASKYQKSRIDKICQEIGLESHAPLWHQDPEDYMREVLKLGFEVVITSVAAEGLDESWLGKVIDEDLLDELKKLHKKHGLHLAFEGGEAETLVINGPILKKKLGILKSTKVWNKDSGYLLIEDAILEDKISED; from the coding sequence ATGAAAGCAGCAGTACTTTTTTCTGGTGGTAAAGATAGCACAATGGCTGCTTATAAGGCTATGGAAGATGGATGGCAAGTGGAATATCTGCTTTCTATGCACTCAGCAAACCCCAACTCCTACATGTTCCATGTTCCCAACATCCACCTTACCCAGTTACTGTCTGAGGCAATGGAAATACCTATTATAGAACAAGAGACACCTGGTGAAAAAGAAGACGAGTTGGAAGATCTGAAAAATGCCCTTTTTGAACTTAAAATAATAGGAGTGGATGCCATATTTACCGGGGCAATCGCTTCTAAGTATCAAAAATCCCGTATTGATAAGATCTGTCAGGAGATTGGATTAGAGTCTCATGCACCACTGTGGCACCAGGATCCTGAAGATTACATGAGAGAAGTTTTAAAACTGGGATTTGAAGTGGTGATAACTAGTGTGGCTGCAGAGGGTCTTGATGAATCCTGGCTGGGTAAAGTAATAGATGAAGATTTATTAGACGAGCTAAAAAAACTCCATAAAAAGCATGGATTGCACCTGGCATTCGAAGGGGGCGAAGCAGAAACCCTGGTCATCAATGGCCCTATATTAAAAAAGAAACTTGGTATTTTGAAATCCACAAAGGTTTGGAATAAAGATAGTGGATATCTACTTATTGAAGATGCAATTTTAGAAGATAAAATTTCAGAAGATTAA
- a CDS encoding PepSY domain-containing protein: MDLRDLRNYILDFWNDGWEKKALIVLGVVVLIILVYAFNPFQPKTNLTGDNGAITPQPSNIPTNTPSPPTNVSTNTSNSSGNMSFVISEEQAKKIALQGNSGYKAGDPLQGTVVVNQTTVVVWIVPLSKNSQTKTVYVDVNSGKVINI, encoded by the coding sequence ATGGATTTAAGAGATTTAAGAAATTATATACTGGATTTTTGGAATGACGGATGGGAAAAAAAAGCACTTATAGTCTTGGGGGTTGTGGTTTTAATAATTTTGGTCTATGCCTTCAATCCTTTCCAGCCTAAAACTAATCTAACAGGAGATAATGGTGCTATTACACCTCAACCATCAAATATTCCCACAAACACACCAAGTCCTCCAACAAATGTAAGCACTAATACTTCAAACAGTTCCGGAAACATGTCGTTTGTTATAAGTGAAGAACAGGCCAAAAAAATTGCTTTACAGGGTAATAGTGGATACAAGGCTGGAGATCCTTTGCAAGGAACGGTTGTGGTTAACCAAACAACTGTAGTTGTTTGGATTGTACCCCTCTCTAAAAATTCCCAAACTAAAACTGTCTATGTTGATGTAAACTCGGGTAAAGTAATCAATATTTAA